TCGGAGATGCAATAACCTTTCGGACGCCCGGCGATTTAGAGCGCTTGTCGCCAGCCAGTTGAAACGAGAAAGCATGGTGGAAGAACAAGACCAGGTTTATCTTCGTCGTTTGGAGACGAGCAAGAGGGTCCTTGATCAGAAGGTGCTCAAACTTTCAGCACCCGGAGGTAGTAGGGTCCCGCATGCTACGGCAACTGCATCACATTTGCGCCGCAATAGCACACCAGTGTATCACGAGATGTCTCTAGTGGACATCATGCgcgatccttctggcctcTCTTACTTCATGGAATTCATGGACCGTCAAAAGCTCATGTCGTTAGTGCAGTTCTGGATCGTAGTTGATGGGTTTCGCAATCCACTTGAAGATGACTTCGGGGACGAAACATCCCCTAGTTCAACGACCTGGAATGCGACCGATAGGAATGATATGGCACTAATCAGCGAAACTTACTTGACAAAACCTGAGATCAAAGTCGCAGACGGGTCTCGCCGACTGGTGAAAGCTTTTCTAAGTGCGGGCAAACGGGCGACTTCGGATCAGTATCACCAGGCGCGGACAGTGATTTTGACCTCGCAATCTGCTGTCTTGGAGGAAATGGAGAATATTCATTACCCCAAATTTAAAAAGTCAGATCTGTACTATAAATACCTTTCGTCGGATCAAAGTTCGAATTCTGGAGGGACAGCTGCTCACCAGCCTAGCTCTACAGCGAGTCTTGAGGCGCCTGAAAGACGGCCCTTGCCTCCTTTGACTGGCCGTACGACGTCTCAGGCAGGAGCCAAATCGAAGGATCTCCGTCGGGCTGCCGTTTCATCGACCGATGTCCGGAGCACAGGAAAGCTCTTCGACGATGATGTATCGCCCCGAAATTCTTTGGACTCTGAACGTTCCACCCCTTTATTCGACGATGATTACGATACCGATCCTTTTGCTATCTCTACACATAGTCTCGGCAAAGACTCGCAAAGTGCTGAACACGAAAAAAGTCAAAGTCAAGTTATCGAGACGATGGAGGCAGCTTTAAACGATATCATTACCGATGAACCGCCGAAGAATGGCAAACCAGAAGACAACAATAATAACCATGATGACTTGGTTCCACCTGAGTTATTTGGCAACGGCAGGAGCCCTACCAAATCACCGCGCGGCTCGGTAGAATTGCCACGGGAAGAAATTAGAACCGATGAGAAATCAAAACCTAGCATTGCTTCACTAGGGCTCGTCGATGAGTCCCCACGAAAGGGTGTTTTTGATGATGACCTATTCCCAGATCAGCAAAAATTCATCGAAGATGAATACGAAGAACCAGCTGAAACGCAAGACAAAGACCCTGCCGATGAAGTCCATGAAGCAGCCCCTGGTGATCTTGGTTTGACCGAGGCCATCGAGGTGCTCACCACCGAAATCGAGAAACTGGGCTCCCAGGAATTAGTGGTTGATGCGTTGACACGGAAAGCTGAGCTAACCAATAATACGGCTGAATTGCGGATCTTGCGCAAGTCCAAGGCTAGCATCCAGCGGGAAAGTCATCGGAAAGAGATGCAGCGCCAACAGTATATCATCCAAGAAAGCGATAACAGCTTATATGGTCGATCGACTGTCCAAATCAAATCCATTGTGGTGGGCAAGGAGCCAGATGGCCGAGAATATGCTTTATGTATGTCACATATCAAAATCATTTCGTGGAACAATTTGAACTAACTTCTTTCGAAAGATGTGATTGAAGTCCAGAGAAATGCAGGGGAGCAAATGCCAGCGGCATCCTGGGCTGTAGCCCGTCGTTACAGCGAATTTCACGACCTGCATCACAAATTACGCACGAGATACCCCTCAGTCCGTCACTTGGAATTTCCGCGTCGTCGTATGGTGATGAAATTGCAAAAGGATTTTCTGCAGAAGCGACGGATGGCATTGGAGAGCTACCTCCAGAAGCTATTGCTACTGCCAGAAGTGTGTCGAAGCCGTGACCTACGTGCATTTCTCTCCCAACGAGCCATCATTTCGCGCGACGAGACTCGTCCCCGCGATGACGAGACGAAGGATCTGGTTACCCGGATATACAACTCAGTCACAGATGGTATGGACGATTTCCTGGCCAATTTCGGCGTATTAGACCAGCTTTCCACGGCTGGACAGAATCTCATCTCCGCTGCAACGACCAGCTACCAGACCGGCGCGTCTTCACCAACAGCTAACCTTGCCAATGCAGAGGACTCCGTCACCGCTGCCGAAGCAGAGGCGGAGCTCAATGCATTTGAAGACCGGGAACTAGAACCGTTTATCAAGCCAATCTGCGATCTCTTCCTGGAAGCCTTTGACCTGAACAAGGGCAACAACTGGCTTCGCGGCCGCGCCGTGGTCGTAGTGCTCCACCAGCTCTTGGGCGGGACCATCGAGCGCAAAGTGCGCGAGGGGGCTCGCTCACTCGTTCAAGACGAGTCGCTGCTCAGGTATATCCATCTCGCACGGGAGACAATGTGGCCGAATGGCATGCTGCGGCAGAATATCGTGCGGACGCCGTCGCAGCGGTCTAAGAGTCGCACTGAAGCTAACGTAGTGCTGGCGACGCTGGTGCCAGATCTGGCGGGGAATGTCGTCGGACGGGCGAATGCACAGGGTGCGGCAAGGAAGATATTTGCTATGTTGAATAACCAACGACTCAATACGCATCTCGTCTTTACTATCTTGGATGagttggtgctggtgttATTTGGGGGAGTGGTTCCGGGGTGGCTATGAATTTGTTGTTACTACTTATACCCTTATCCTTTCGGCGGTTTTCTTAGATGATAGATATGACCGTGTATGAGAACTACGAATATGCGATGGAATATTGTAGATACTATTCCAAACTCGAATATAGCAGAGAACCGGGAACAAAACTATGAAAGACATAcaaagaagaaatggactGACCTTTCTTTGAAACATCATGATAAAGGCATGGCCATGGGATGACACAATAGCATCACATCTATGCCTCTTCCTTTGCCTTTTTGCCCTTCTTGCGTGACTGTTGTACTGGGCCCTGAGGCTTCTGGTGGACAACCAGACGTGTCCAGCACTCTTTCTTGTTCCACTCGAAACCAGCGAGATAGGGAGCATCCATTTCATCATCAGACTATGCAGGACAAATTAACACTGTTCAAACAACAGGGACACGGCGGATGATACCTTCTTCTTGAATTGCTTGTAAATGGCGTCCAGCgcatccttgatggtgaCTCCTTTGTTGTTGCGAGCTGCTACTTCCAAACCCAGTGGGAAGTGAAGGTCAATCTTCTTGACGGGAGGATTGACGAGGTACAATTTGAGTATGTCCTTGTCTTCGATGCTGTTTGGCGAGGTATTGAGCTTCCTTGAAGGGTGTCAATGGATATGATAGCAATGGAAAACAATGATCATGAAGACGGACACACGTACCACCCAGTCTTTTGCGTCTCGATTGGAAGCACCAGCTCAATCTGTTGGGCCTCTAGAAACATCAATGGTTTTAGTTCTCTTCACTGGACCGAGTGTACCGAGAAACCCTACCCAAGTCCTTGATGTTGAAGACACCTTCTGCCACCGACGACCTGCGCCTATGTTCGATCTTTGCGGTGGGAGGTTTCTCGTCCTTTGGGGATGTGCTCAAGCCTGCGATGGCTGAATCAACCCTGGTAAGTTCAGGCTGTTCGGTGGACATGGTGACGACAGTAGTGAACTAGGCCATAGTAGGAATTAGTTATAGTGTCAAATAGGCTGCTCTCGGAGGTAGGAGAGCCTTACCTGATAGCGAAGTATGGGTTAAGCAACAATGATGTGAAAAATAATcagagaaggagaggagaaaggcagatgagaagaagcagggggagaagaagcagggggagcagaagaggagacagagaaaagaggagaagagcagGTGACCCCGAACCAGACCCGGCGATACTACCGGTGATATACTACTATGTCGAGTGCTACAGGAACGCTCTAGGGTTATAACTGGATCAAATCAGATCAAGCAGGACTGTATCCTGGTCATGACAAGGCCCTCGTCTTCCGATGCCTCATTGACAGAATGCCACACCACATACAGGGATACACTGCACAATGGCATACTGTGCAATATCCCGTAAAGTGCGTTTACAGACAGTACTTTGCGACGGATCATCGGAAGATCACCTGACGTGGAGAGAGCTTGGTAGTGCACCCCCGCATTTTCCGTTTTGGGATAGTCGATTCAAGGTATACAATGCTCGACGTGATAGCGAATGGCTCTTACTCTGGTAGCTCAAACTTACAAAGGTCTCACATGagccttcttctcttttaaAACGCGTCATGACCAACATCCAGAGTAAATTGACATTGGATATGCACACGCAATTCCAAGTAGACTATGCCGGAACATGGGTTGATGGTATGACATTGGACGACGGAATGGCGGAACTCTGATACGAGTGGCGAATGCAGTGTGATGCATACTCCAAATTGACGATCAGAAAGTGGAAGTCTGGCTAACATTGGAAGTAGAGGCAGAGCCATGGGTTCGATCAGGCCATTGTCATTCCACAATCATGGTAGTTGATCATGACGATGGCTGATATACTTTGAGCCCTTTAGGATTGTTTGCTTATTTTGCTTATTCCATCTAGTTTGACTGTTTTGCTGTGATTGCATTGTTTACATAGTTTGTCTTTTTCGCCTCAGGCTGCAGTCTAACCGCATTAGGACGAAGAGCTCTTTCACTTCCACCGCGTCGCTTCGTTTTGATTTTGAAGACCTTCTCTTCGTTTCTCATTCGTCGTTTCTTCCTCAGTTGTGCTTTTTGATACCCCCTTATCTTTctgtttgtttgtttgtttctCCAGCTCTGGTTTTATTTCTTCAAGGAAGACGAAAAGGGGGGCAAAAAAAGCAAGAGAAAAACGGTCACGAAATGTCGCTCTTCGGTTCCGTCGGCGCTACGTCGACATCAGCAGCTCAGACCAATACCACCGGAGATATTTCCAAGGACGTCGCGCTCAATTCTCCTCCAGAGGATAGTATCTCCGATCTTCGTTTCTCCCCCGCCAGTGAACACCTTGCCGTCGCGTCCTGGGACAAGAAGGTCCGCATCTATGAGATCAACGAGCAGGGACAAAGTGAAGGAAAGGCGCTCTTTGAGCATGAAGCTCCCGTGTTGAGCTGCTGTTGGGCTCCGGTAGGTTGCAAATTGCGACAAGCTCGACGGGTTTGATTTAACTGACTTGTCGGTGTGCGCAGGATGGGACCAAAGTCGTCGGGGCTGGTGCCGATAAAGCTGCCCGGATGCTCGACCTTGCTGCCGGCGCTACCACTCCAGTGCAAGTCGCGGCTCACGATGCTCCGATTCGATGCTGTGATATGATTCCAAACCCCGCGGGAAACTCCCCTCTTCTCATCACCGGCTCGTGGGATAAGACTGTCAAATATTGGGACCTGCGGCAGTCCACCCCTATTGCCTCGCTCGAATGTCAAGAGCGAGTGTACACCATGGACGTGAAGAACAAGCTCCTCGTTATCGGTACGGCGGACCGGTACATCAACATCGTTAACCTCGATAGCCCCACCAAATTCTACAAAACCATGCAGTCTCCCCTCAAGTGGCAGACGCGGACAGTCAACTGTTTCATTGATTCCACCGGGTTTGCCGTTGGTAGTATCGAAGGTCGCTGTGCCATCCAGTATGTCGAAGATAAGGACTCGAGCTCCAACTTCAGCTTCAAATGTCACCGTGAGACCCCGCCCAATCAACGCGACGTCAACAACATTTATTCTCTCAATGCTATCACCTTCCATCCTGTTCACGGTACCTTCAGCACCGCCGGTAGTGACGGCACTTTCCACTTCTGGGACAAGGACGCGAAACATCGTTTGAAGGGCTATCCGTCCGTTGGGGGAACAATTTCCAGCACCGCTTTCAACCGCACTGGAAACATCTTTGCCTACGCTGTGAGCTACGACTGGAGTAAGGGCTACTCTGCCAACACCCAACAATTGCCCAACAAGGTGATGCTTCATCCTGTTGCACCAGAAGAAGTGAAACCTCGAGCGGGAGCGAGGAAGAGGTGATTGTGTGACAGAGGGTTTGTTTATGGTATGAATGGCTTACTTTTATTTCATGTTATTTTTCTCTTATTATGTTTGGGAATGCATACGACGAGCGAAATCAGTATAGGCAATtgccttttcttcttttttactGCTTCTTTTTCAATGAAAAAAAGACCTTTGTCTGCCAGGAGTCCTACGTTATGGGTGTCGAAAGATAATGGACAGGAGAGAATTCTGATATGGAAGCGAATTTTTCTTGAAGCTGAATACTGTACTTGGGGACGGTTTTTGGTCAGCATTCGTGTAGTAATAGCTCTTAGCTAGGGCTAGAGTAGGAATCAGAATTCAATATCACATCACATTTTAGTTTCGTTCGTCTACATCATTCATATCTCATGCTATGGCTTATTTTCCCCAAATAGAGTTTAAATGCACCCACAGAAAAAGTAATATTCAgccccagaaaagaaataacGAAAGAAAGTAAAAAGAGAAGCAAATAGAATCGTTCATGATGTCGGAATCGTAACCTGCGAAACACCATCGGTAACCTTCTCAACAGCTTCGTCATTCTTGCCCTCAGTGGTGGCAGTAGTCGCCTCTGCGCCTCCCTTGGCAGAAGCCTCGACACCACCCGTAGGAGCAGCGGCATCAGCAGGCTTGCcggccttcttttccttcttcttggccttgCTGGCGGCTTTCTTCGCGGCAGCCTTGGCGgcatcttcctccttcttctgACGCTCAGCCTGAGAACCGCCGAACTTCTCACGCCACTCGTCGGCCTTCTTCGAGTCAATGCGCGAGAACAGATATTTGGCCTTGCCGATCTTGTGGCCGGGCTTCAAGGCAGTGGGTTTCCAGCCGTCCTTGATGTCCTCCAGCGTGGGGATGTAGGCGAAGGCGGCGTCCAGTTGCTCGTTGATAGACTTGGAGGTCGAGGGAAGGTAGGGCGCGAATACACTGGCGAGGAGGTGGATGAGGTTAAGCACAGTACCAACGACTGCGGCAGCGCGCTCGGGCTCATTGGCGATGAGAGAGTTGTCAAGGCGGTTAGCCTGGATCAGGCCGTTGCCAGCTTCGGCGATCCTCATAGCCGTCTGCACACCGGCACGGAGGTGCACGCCCTCCATCTCTTCGATGTACTGACGGAGCAGGCCAGTAACCTCGTCCAGGTTTGGCTGGAAGCTTTCGGGGATGGTGAACTCAGGGATGGTCGAGCCGTACGAAGCAGTGACCAGCTTGATCACCCGATTAACCAGGTTACCCAGCTTGGCCAGGAGCTCACTGTTGTTACTGTCGACGAACGGACGCCATTCGAACTGAGTGTCACCGGTCTCCGGACGGTTCTTCAGCAGGAAATACCGCCACACGTCGGGGGAAACACCAATCTCCTTGGCGTTGTTGCCAAAAACACCGATCCCGCGCGACTTACTGAACTTGCCGTTCTCGTAGTTCAAATACTCAGTCGTGCTCAAGTGGTGAAGCATGGTCCACTTGTCCGTGGTTCCCAGTTGCGTACCGGGAAAGATGACACTATGGAAAGGCACGTTGTCCTTGCCCAGGAACTGGTACAACTGCACCTCTTCAGGGTTACGCCACCATTTTTCCCAGTCCGGCGTGTAGTTGGCCGTAATCGAAGGATAACCGATACAGGCCTCGAACCACACATAGAGTACCTTGTTCTCAAATCCATCAAGGGGAACGGGCACACCCCACTTAAGATCTCTCGTAATCCCACGGTCCTTCAAGCCTTCCTTCAACCACGACTCAGTAATCACCCGGGAGTTCTTGGGCCAGTCGCCCTTTCCAATAGCGTTGCGAGACCATTCCTCAATTTGCGGCTGCAGCTTGTCCAAAAGGAGGTGGATGTGCTTGGTCTCGCGGCGGACGGGGGTGGCACCGTCGAGCTTGCAGTGGGGGTTGATGAGATCAAAGGGATCCAACAGGTGACCACACTTGTCGCATTGGTCACCACGGGCGTCATCGTAATGGCATCGCGGGCACTCTCCCTCCACATATCGATCAGCCAAGAACGAGCCGTGCGCTTCACAGAACGGTTGCTCTGCCGTCTTCTCCGCGAGATATCCGTTCTCATACAGTCGCTTGAAGATGGCCTGCGAAATCTCGGTGTGTCGTTGTGTCGGGGTCCGGCCAAAGTGATCGAATCCAATGTCAAACCAATCGTAGACTTCTTTATGAATCTTGTTGTACTTGGCACACAGCTCCTCTGGCGTCACCTTCTCTTCAAGGGCCTTTGTCTCTGTCGCAGTTCCATATTCGTCGGTACCGCAGATGTAGAGAGTCGGTCGTCCGCAAGCCTTATGATATCTATAATAGATTGTTCGTTAGTGCCAGTTGTTAAACCTCTATGATAAGAGAGGGTTAAATACCTCGCGAAGACATCGGCGCTCAGCACGGAACCGACAATGTTGCCCAAATGAGGCACGTTGTTGACATACGGCAATGCACTTGTCACGAGGATATTGCGCGCGCCCTTCTGGGGCAGAATTTTGGAATCTGAAGCCATTTTGATTCTTTGTTCGGCACTTTTAAAAGGACAGGGGGGTGGGGGGAAGATTTTATGGATGGAGGGGCAAACAAGAAAGCCGAGAGAAAAAGTGCGGATGATTCATCACTCGACTTTTTTTGCTTCTCTTTTGACTGTTCGACTGCAACTACCCATGACTCACGATCTTGCATAACAATTCAATTTTATGCTGTTCAAATAATTCTCCACCCTTCTGGTGTCTCTAATTCCACCCGTCGCGCTGCTTTGACCAGATGGAGAGCAATAACTTATTGGAGAGTCTCTTAgacctggaggaggaattcTACAAAGAAGGCTACGATCTGGGAGCCACTGATGGTGCGCAAGCTGGATATACCGAGGGCAGCGTCTTTGCTGTTGAAAAGGGCTTCGAAAAATTCGCCGAAATGGGACGTTTGTATGGAAAGGCGTTGGTCTGGGCTCAGAGATTCGCCGACTCTAAAGCATTCAAGCCGCTGGGTACAGACACAGATAATATCTCTGCGACCAATGCGATCAATCGCAAAGATTTGAATGCTTCTTTGGACCCTTCCGTCTGCGCAGAAATGGCCACATTTCCGCCTAGTGCACGGCTGGCGAAGAATCTCGATATTCTGCTCGAACTAGTCGATCCTGCATCATTAGTCATGGCGAATACAGAGGAAGCAGTGACAGATGCGGACGAGCGACTGAAGGGAGCTGTCATCAAGGCCAAACTCATTCAGCGCGCGTTGGGGGAGCGTGAAGACACGGCAGATATCCATCGCGGCGCCAAAGATACCCCAGCCGGAGCAGCAACATCAGGCGATGGTACTGGTAGCATTGAGGATATCAGTTCTTTGAAAATCCGGCATTGAGCTTATCATCTTGTCGTTGCCGCTGCAATTGCAGTTGTCGTGGTCACCGTATCGAAGAAGAATACTCCGATTATGcgacttttttcttttttttttccctccccGAACCCGCATACTGCCGTCCTTTAGTTTCTGACGGTTCGTTCGGAGTTGTTCCGAGTCACGAGTGCAGAGAATATGCCTCAGTCCAGACGAACCTCGCCGTCTTCGGTATCAACTTGCTGCGATTGAAAACGGCAACAGCCTTGTTGTCTCCCTACTTCTTCGGCATTCCTTGCGGCCTCATCGACGATCGGGCTTCCCCCCACAATCGGGCATTTTAGTTGCCCGCTAATAAATTGAATTATTGCAGATCAGAAAGCCAAACTTGGAAACCGGCTAAACCTTGGGGCTGGTGATTTGCCGATTGGATTGGGCTGGACGCGTGCTCCGATTAATGCAATGCGAGGCCTTTATGGAATAGTGCTAGCATTTGGTTCGTGGAACTGCGGAGAAACAGCAGCAAAATAATCAAGTCGGAAATAAATCCAGGGGCCGGAAACGATATAAACAGACCAATGGCCTCATCAGGTCAacctaaaaaaaaaagtgtcCCTCGGTTCCTGGTTCCTGGTTGTTCGCCCCTTCCCGGTCCTTACAGAATACATACACCCTTTCATAGAGCGTTCATAGAGCGATTGCCTTAAAATGCATTCGCGATTCGCAgccattttcttccttctagCTGGTATCACTCGTGCGCAGACTGGTCTTACCAACCCGATCTCGGAAGACTGCGGTCCCTCGGTGGTATGCATCAATAAATATGCTAATGTACTCCCGTAAGTTCGAAAGTCGATGAACCATGTGTGCAGGATCAGGTGTTAATAGGGAATGTGCCCGTTAGATACCACTTCTTCCGCAAGCTATCTACTGCTGATGTCCCTTCGACTTTTGGCGACATTACCTACGGCAATGGTACTAGGTTGAATGACGTCAAATCAGCCGATTTTCTTGTCTTCGACAAAGAACGCGGTCTCGAGGTCCTCGGCTCTAAGCCCAGCTACGAGTTCATGTTCAAAGTTCCCGAGGTCGTACACGAAGCGCCTGTCTATGTAGCCTCGCAGAACAAGCTTTACCTGTCCCAGTTGACGCCGGGATATCTCCCCCAGCTGGTCGTCGATTTGAATCAGGAACCACCAAAGCTTTCCGAGTATCTCTCTAATCCCCCTGTGTACGCTCCCAATGGCGGTAC
This Aspergillus chevalieri M1 DNA, chromosome 3, nearly complete sequence DNA region includes the following protein-coding sequences:
- the rgsC gene encoding putative intermediate filament protein (Mdm1) (COG:D,U,Z;~EggNog:ENOG410Q179;~InterPro:IPR036305,IPR016137,IPR001683,IPR003114, IPR036871,IPR013937;~PFAM:PF02194,PF08628,PF00615,PF00787;~TransMembrane:3 (i7-26o32-54i1210-1230o);~go_function: GO:0035091 - phosphatidylinositol binding [Evidence IEA]) produces the protein MARSRELVVLGGLGGFIAWGLVVQWFPVLRYLGYAVALGAIASFILLLGLVVLTTRTRDTARLRAKTTPLAFIAPKHWQREVYAIRQRSIYGPKPIYPQSFVVSEAADRTLTLIIRDFISSWYQNISPSPVFVNDVDRMIRVAIGNLQNRLQAEDLVSLIVSRIFPIFTTHLREFDIAERSVRGRNLTRNVTESEELDLAIASKYCEGRLHPAVALSLSDQKLAEQEYLRKISVGLLPQLFPKNILNSRVVAVLIREMFACAVLFPLVSTLSDPDTWNQLMEAYGRTALHDRKTVRKLRAALDEHASPMPHSKRGRSFPKLSPHDSERAFERFVRAIRRCNNLSDARRFRALVASQLKRESMVEEQDQVYLRRLETSKRVLDQKVLKLSAPGGSRVPHATATASHLRRNSTPVYHEMSLVDIMRDPSGLSYFMEFMDRQKLMSLVQFWIVVDGFRNPLEDDFGDETSPSSTTWNATDRNDMALISETYLTKPEIKVADGSRRLVKAFLSAGKRATSDQYHQARTVILTSQSAVLEEMENIHYPKFKKSDLYYKYLSSDQSSNSGGTAAHQPSSTASLEAPERRPLPPLTGRTTSQAGAKSKDLRRAAVSSTDVRSTGKLFDDDVSPRNSLDSERSTPLFDDDYDTDPFAISTHSLGKDSQSAEHEKSQSQVIETMEAALNDIITDEPPKNGKPEDNNNNHDDLVPPELFGNGRSPTKSPRGSVELPREEIRTDEKSKPSIASLGLVDESPRKGVFDDDLFPDQQKFIEDEYEEPAETQDKDPADEVHEAAPGDLGLTEAIEVLTTEIEKLGSQELVVDALTRKAELTNNTAELRILRKSKASIQRESHRKEMQRQQYIIQESDNSLYGRSTVQIKSIVVGKEPDGREYALYVIEVQRNAGEQMPAASWAVARRYSEFHDLHHKLRTRYPSVRHLEFPRRRMVMKLQKDFLQKRRMALESYLQKLLLLPEVCRSRDLRAFLSQRAIISRDETRPRDDETKDLVTRIYNSVTDGMDDFLANFGVLDQLSTAGQNLISAATTSYQTGASSPTANLANAEDSVTAAEAEAELNAFEDRELEPFIKPICDLFLEAFDLNKGNNWLRGRAVVVVLHQLLGGTIERKVREGARSLVQDESLLRYIHLARETMWPNGMLRQNIVRTPSQRSKSRTEANVVLATLVPDLAGNVVGRANAQGAARKIFAMLNNQRLNTHLVFTILDELVLVLFGGVVPGWL
- a CDS encoding uncharacterized protein (COG:S;~EggNog:ENOG410PNFK) is translated as MSTEQPELTRVDSAIAGLSTSPKDEKPPTAKIEHRRRSSVAEGVFNIKDLEAQQIELVLPIETQKTGWKLNTSPNSIEDKDILKLYLVNPPVKKIDLHFPLGLEVAARNNKGVTIKDALDAIYKQFKKKSDDEMDAPYLAGFEWNKKECWTRLVVHQKPQGPVQQSRKKGKKAKEEA
- the sonA gene encoding putative nuclear pore complex protein (SonA) (COG:A;~EggNog:ENOG410PGB1;~InterPro:IPR036322,IPR037631,IPR015943,IPR001680, IPR020472,IPR017986;~PFAM:PF00400;~go_function: GO:0005515 - protein binding [Evidence IEA];~go_process: GO:0006406 - mRNA export from nucleus [Evidence IEA]), translating into MSLFGSVGATSTSAAQTNTTGDISKDVALNSPPEDSISDLRFSPASEHLAVASWDKKVRIYEINEQGQSEGKALFEHEAPVLSCCWAPDGTKVVGAGADKAARMLDLAAGATTPVQVAAHDAPIRCCDMIPNPAGNSPLLITGSWDKTVKYWDLRQSTPIASLECQERVYTMDVKNKLLVIGTADRYINIVNLDSPTKFYKTMQSPLKWQTRTVNCFIDSTGFAVGSIEGRCAIQYVEDKDSSSNFSFKCHRETPPNQRDVNNIYSLNAITFHPVHGTFSTAGSDGTFHFWDKDAKHRLKGYPSVGGTISSTAFNRTGNIFAYAVSYDWSKGYSANTQQLPNKVMLHPVAPEEVKPRAGARKR
- the RAR1 gene encoding methionine--tRNA ligase MES1 (BUSCO:EOG09260TUT;~COG:J;~EggNog:ENOG410PG5D;~InterPro:IPR041872,IPR009080,IPR014758,IPR001412, IPR029038,IPR033911,IPR015413,IPR014729;~PFAM:PF09334;~TransMembrane:1 (o486-508i);~go_function: GO:0000166 - nucleotide binding [Evidence IEA];~go_function: GO:0004812 - aminoacyl-tRNA ligase activity [Evidence IEA];~go_function: GO:0004825 - methionine-tRNA ligase activity [Evidence IEA];~go_function: GO:0005524 - ATP binding [Evidence IEA];~go_process: GO:0006418 - tRNA aminoacylation for protein translation [Evidence IEA];~go_process: GO:0006431 - methionyl-tRNA aminoacylation [Evidence IEA]); its protein translation is MASDSKILPQKGARNILVTSALPYVNNVPHLGNIVGSVLSADVFARYHKACGRPTLYICGTDEYGTATETKALEEKVTPEELCAKYNKIHKEVYDWFDIGFDHFGRTPTQRHTEISQAIFKRLYENGYLAEKTAEQPFCEAHGSFLADRYVEGECPRCHYDDARGDQCDKCGHLLDPFDLINPHCKLDGATPVRRETKHIHLLLDKLQPQIEEWSRNAIGKGDWPKNSRVITESWLKEGLKDRGITRDLKWGVPVPLDGFENKVLYVWFEACIGYPSITANYTPDWEKWWRNPEEVQLYQFLGKDNVPFHSVIFPGTQLGTTDKWTMLHHLSTTEYLNYENGKFSKSRGIGVFGNNAKEIGVSPDVWRYFLLKNRPETGDTQFEWRPFVDSNNSELLAKLGNLVNRVIKLVTASYGSTIPEFTIPESFQPNLDEVTGLLRQYIEEMEGVHLRAGVQTAMRIAEAGNGLIQANRLDNSLIANEPERAAAVVGTVLNLIHLLASVFAPYLPSTSKSINEQLDAAFAYIPTLEDIKDGWKPTALKPGHKIGKAKYLFSRIDSKKADEWREKFGGSQAERQKKEEDAAKAAAKKAASKAKKKEKKAGKPADAAAPTGGVEASAKGGAEATTATTEGKNDEAVEKVTDGVSQVTIPTS
- a CDS encoding Yae1 family protein (COG:S;~EggNog:ENOG410PRAF;~InterPro:IPR019191;~PFAM:PF09811) encodes the protein MESNNLLESLLDLEEEFYKEGYDLGATDGAQAGYTEGSVFAVEKGFEKFAEMGRLYGKALVWAQRFADSKAFKPLGTDTDNISATNAINRKDLNASLDPSVCAEMATFPPSARLAKNLDILLELVDPASLVMANTEEAVTDADERLKGAVIKAKLIQRALGEREDTADIHRGAKDTPAGAATSGDGTGSIEDISSLKIRH